The genomic region GCAATCCTGATTTAACTGGAGAAAAGGAGCTTACGATGAAAACGACCTGGTTTGTTATTGCCGATGGCACCAAAGCCTCGGTGTTGAATTATCGAGGCACTGGTGATCAACTGGACCCAATCGATGGTGGCGAACTGCGCCATATGAACAAACCGACCCGGGAGATCGCCAGCGACCGGCAAGGTCGCCGGTTTCAGCGTGGTGACCAATCGCGCTCGGCGATGGAACATCCGACTGATCCGCAGGAATTTGAGAAGACCCGCTTCGCCGGTGAGGTCGTCGAGTATTTGCAGGAGCATCGTGATGATTATCAGCAACTGGTATTGGTCGCGGCACCGAAAATGCTTGGCTATATGCGCGACAATATGCCACGCGAGCTGCAACGCAAGGTGATTGTTGAAACCGACAAGGAAATGACCAATGTGCCGGTTCGCGATTTAGCCAATCTGCTGCAATCGGAAATGAAATCGGCCCGCTCGCTGCAGCATCAATAATGCGTAGCGAAGTGTAGGCGATCAGATGAGCGAGAAACCCAGCTTTCATCAGCAAGATGATCAACGAGGCAAAGCACTACGGGACTACTGGCCGCTGACGATACTGGTGCTGGTCTCGATCAGCGCCGGATTCGCGCTGGCCTGGCAGCAAGATTTTTCCGTGCGCCAGATCATGCACGGCAGCATGGGGTTTTTCCTGTGCGTGTTTGCGTTGCTTAAGCTGTTTCACCCGCAGGCATTTGCCGGGGGCTTCAGCATGTATGACCTGCTGGCAAAGCGCTGGCGGCCGTACGCGTATGTTTACCCGTTCATCGAGTTGTTACTCGGTCTTGCCTATCTGGCGCACTGGCAACGCCATCTGGTGTACAGCGCCACGATCATCATCATGGTATTTGGCGCGGTCGGTGTGGTGTACGCGTTGACACGTGATCTGGATATCAATTGTCCATGCATGGGCTCGATACTCGACGTGCCATTGTCCACCGTCACACTGACGGAAAACCTGGGCATGGCGCTGATGGCGTCCGTCATGTTGCTGGCGACGGTGTAGTCGCCAGCCGGTACGAAATTCCTTAATGGCGCGGAACCACCATGACAACATTGAAAAATCCTATCCGGCAAGTGGAGAGCGCTGATTCGGCGCGACCCATTCGTGCCGATCACCGAGCACCAAGCATTTATGCGATAGCGTCTACACTTTGCTGAGAGCAAGCAAGGAGTGAGCGGTGTCTGAACGCCCTGAGCGAAAACACACCCTGCGCAGCACGAATGCCGAACGCTGTGCCGAGGCGATTGTCGAGCGCGTTGGCAAACGCATCGTGCTGGGTCTGCCATTGGGGCTAGGCAAGGGCAATCTGCTGGCCAATGCCTTGTATCAATACGTCAAGGCACGCCCGGATTTGTCGTTGCACATTGTCACAGCATTGACGCTGGAAACGCCAAGCGCCGACAACCTGTTGGCACAGCGTTTTCTTGAGCCGGTGGTAAAGAACCAGTACGGGGATTATC from Permianibacter aggregans harbors:
- a CDS encoding host attachment protein, giving the protein MKTTWFVIADGTKASVLNYRGTGDQLDPIDGGELRHMNKPTREIASDRQGRRFQRGDQSRSAMEHPTDPQEFEKTRFAGEVVEYLQEHRDDYQQLVLVAAPKMLGYMRDNMPRELQRKVIVETDKEMTNVPVRDLANLLQSEMKSARSLQHQ
- a CDS encoding MauE/DoxX family redox-associated membrane protein codes for the protein MSEKPSFHQQDDQRGKALRDYWPLTILVLVSISAGFALAWQQDFSVRQIMHGSMGFFLCVFALLKLFHPQAFAGGFSMYDLLAKRWRPYAYVYPFIELLLGLAYLAHWQRHLVYSATIIIMVFGAVGVVYALTRDLDINCPCMGSILDVPLSTVTLTENLGMALMASVMLLATV